The Meiothermus ruber DSM 1279 genome includes the window TGCTGGGCTCGGGCGGCTCCATCCTCACAGTGCCCATCCTGGTCTACCTGGTGGGAGAGCCCGACAAACTGGCCATCGCCGAGTCGCTGGCCATCGTGGGCCTGATCGCCCTGGTGGGGGCCATACCCTACGCCCTCAAGGCCCAGATAGACTGGCGCAACGTGCTCTTTTTTGGCCTGCCGGGCATGGCCGGCACCTACCTGGGGGCCTACTTTTCCAGATGGGTGCCGGGGGTCTGGCAACTGGGGCTGTTTGCAGTGGTAATGCTGCTGGCCGCCTACATGATGTTCCGCCCTCCCAGGCTCGAGGCCCCCACACAAAAACGCTCTTACCTAAAAATCGTCCTGGATGGCCTGGTAGTGGGCATCCTCACCGGCCTGGTAGGGGTGGGTGGAGGGTTTTTAATTGTCCCGGCCCTGGTCTTGCTGGGCGGGCTGCCCATGCACCTGGCCGTGGGCACCAGCCTGCTGATTGTAGCCATGAAATCGGGCAGTGGGTTCTACAAATACCTGCACCTGCTACCCGAGCAGGGCTACACCGTGCACTGGGATATCGTGCTGATCTTCGCGGCGCTGGGCATCGTGGGCAGCCTGTTTGGGGGCCGTCTGGCCGCCTCACTCCCCCAGCCCACCCTGCGGCGCGGCTTTGCCGGGTTTTTGGTGGTGATGGGGGTTTTCATCCTGTGGCAGAACCTGCCCAGGGTGCTGCATGGGTAGGCACCGGCGCTCGAGCTTACTCTGGATAACCAGCCAGGGCCAGGTCGTCCTTGAGGGACTCCACATCCACCCGGCCCGCATAAAGGTTCACCACCTTGCCCTCGCCGTCGAGCACAAAGGTCCAGGGATGGCCCAGTACTTTGTAGCGGTTGGCTACGGCCACCGGGTTATCGCCGCCCGGCTGGGCTAAAAGCGGGAGGAACCGGGGGTAGTTTTTCATATAGTCCCGCACCACCTGTTCGGTGTCGCGGGGCTCACGACTAATCACCACAAAAGGCACCTGGTATTCCTGTGCAAGCTGGTGCAGCCTGGGGAACTCAGCCCGGCAGATGGGGCACCAGCTGGCCCAGAAGGTAATCACCATCGGCTTACCCTTGAAGCTGCCCAGGGTATAGACCTTGCCGGATAAATCGCGCAGCCGGAAGTCGGGCGCGCTCTGCCCCGGCGATACGGCCAAGCCTACCGCGAACAAAGTTAGAACTGCCAGCCAGCGTTTCATGCTTCCTCCCGTCCCGATACCTGCAGAGGGTATATTAAACAGCAACCATCCAGCCTGGCACAAGGGGCCTGTTCACACACTTTCGAATCGCAGCCACAACCCCTACCCAAAAAGTAATGAAAGCCATATCTCCAAGCTATAGCCTGTACAATAATGCGTACCAACCACATTAGATATCCAGATCCAGCCGCGTGGATGTGTTGACGGTGATACCCCCAGGTAGTATTAATAGGTAATCGAAAACCTTCGGTACGCTATGCGGTACATACTGTTCACAGCAATAGGGATTTTCATGGCGGTGCACGCCCAGGGGGTGGACTTCAACCGCTGGTATCCCTACACCCAGGCCAGCCAGTATGCCCAATCGCATGGGCGCATTTTGATGGTTTATTTCTGGGGTGAGGCCTGCCCGTACTGTGACCAGATGAACACCCATGTGTTGTCTGACCCGCGGGTCTCGAGCATCCTCGAGCACCGCTTTGTGGTCGCCAGCGTGGACAGCCATAGCCCCGAGGGCCGGGCCCTGAGCGCGCAGATGCGGGCGTTTGGCACCCCCAGTTTTGTCTTCTTCGTACCCCAGGGGGGTACGTTGAAAGAGGCGGGCCGGCTATTTGGTAGCCGCACCCGTGCGCAGTTTCTGAGTGAACTGCAGCAGATCTGTACAAAAGTTGGAGGTGAAGGTTGTGGATAGAAGAACATTCCTAAAAGCATCGGCGGGGGCTGTGGCCGGAACCGTCCTGGCTAACCAGCTCACCTCGGCGCTGGCCCAGGGGGGCCTCGAGGGCGAGGACATCGCCAACCTCGAGAAGGGCTTGCAACAGGTTCTGGGTAAAAGCTTCAAAGACCTGACCCCTTCGCAGCAGGTCAAGCTCGTAGCCCCCACCATCGCCGAGTCGGGCGCCAACGTACCGGTGGAGATCGAGGCCAGCCTGCCCGCCGATCAGGTCAAGGCCATTCACTGTTTCAGCGACAAAAACGCCAACCCCCTGCTCTTCACGGTTGTTCTCAACGGGGTACTGCCCTACTACGCCACCCGCGTACGGGTCGCCGAGACCGCCCCGGTGCGGGCCGTGGTTGAGACCAAAGATGGCAGGTTGCTGATGGCCTCGCAGTCGGTACGGGTCACGGTAGGCGGTTGCGGTTAAGGAGGTCAGGTCATGCCGATTAACATTCTGGTTCGCTTCAATCCAGCCAAACCCAAAGCGGGCGAAGACGTTCGTGTACAGATTGTCGTACAGCACCCCATGGAGCCCGGTACCCGCCGGGATGCCAGCGGAAAGCTGATCCCCGCTGACCACATCAACGAGGTGAACGTGACCATGGACGGGCAGCTCATCGCCCAGGTCAAGCCAGGCCCTGGCACCAGCGCCAACCCCCTGTTCGCCTTCAAGATGAAGGCTAGCAAAGCCGGCCAGCTCAAGGTCACCTGTAAAGACCTGAACGGCCAGACCGGCGAAAAAACCGCGGACCTCACCCTGGCCTAGGAGGTTCGGATGGGTCGCTTCTGGCGCTTGGTAGGGGCGGTTGTTCTAGCCCTTTTTAGCCTGATGGTGCTGGCCCAGGAAGAAGACGATCCGGCCAAGGAGGCCGAGAAGCAGAAGCAGCAGCTTCTGGAGCAGAGCGGGGGGATTCTTCCCAGCGACCTGTATGTGGAGCAGGGTGAGCAGCTCTTCAAAGCCAAGCGCGGCCCCAAAAACGCCTCCCTCGAGGCCTGCGACTTTGGCCGGGGGCCGGGCAGGCTCGAGGGGGTGGTGGGGCGACTGCCCCGCTACTTCTTCGATACCCGGCGGGTGGAAGACCTCGACTCGCGCATCCGCACCTGCATGATTCGCCTGCAGGGCTTCAAACCGGAGGAGATCAAGCGCAGCGATGTGGTAGCGATCGCGTTTTACCTGGCCTCGCTCTCCAACGAGCAGCCGGTCGTGGTACGCCCCTTGCTGCCTCAGGAGAAAAAACTCTACGAGCTGGGCGAGCGGCTCTTTTATCTGCGGGCCGGCCCACGCGATATGGGCTGTGCAACCTGCCACGTGACCTACGTGGGCAGGCGGGCCGGGGTGCTCCCCTACTCCGATATCCTGAAGGATAAGCGCGCCGCCAGCCACTGGCCTGCCTTCCGCTACTCCAACGACCAGGCCTGGACCATGGCCGACCGCATCCGGGCTTGCTACGCCAACCTGGGCATGCCTGCGCCCGACTTCTACTCCGAGCCCATCATCGCCCTGACCCTGTTTATGAATGTGCAGGCCAACGGGGCCCGGATGGACTTGCCCGGTTTCATACGCTAGGAGGGTTCTGTGCGGCGAATCTATCTGCTTATACCCCTGGTGCTCCTGGGTCTGGCGCTCGGGCAGACCGGCCCGTCTTACATCGACGCCGAACTTCAGCGGTTGATTCAGGCAGGGGGTCAGAACTACTCCAACATCCTGCTCAAACAGGCCCCCGACCAGGCCCTGTGCTCCATCCACCGCAACAAGCTGCCCGCCGAGGTGCTGGGCCCCTTTATTGAGGCCCAGCGCCAAACTATCAAATACCCCGCCGACGGCAAGCTGATGGGGGACTGGAGGCAGGGCGATGCCATCTTCAACACCCTGGCCCGCGGCAACTGTTTCTCCTGCCACGTGGGCTCTCCCCGCAACATCGGGGGCAACGTGGGGCCCAGCCTGGAGAAGTACGGCCAGCGCGGCACCTCGGAGGCAGTGCAGAAGTACACCTACGAGGTGATCTACAACGTCTGGGCCTACTTCCCCTGCACGGTGATGTACCGCTTCGGGCACGGCGGCCTGCTCAAGCCGGAGGAGATCGCCCATGTGGTGGCCTACCTGCTCGACCCGGCTTCGGACTTCAACACCAAACCGGCGCTGAAGCGCTAACGTTTTTCAAACTTCAACACGTTCCCCAGCGGGCCTGGGCCTGGGGAAAGGAGGTTTTGTGACCCGACGCGAACTGGTACAACTCATGCTGGCCCTGGGTATCACCTCCCCCAAAGCCTTCGCCCAGGCCATGGATCGCCCCGAGGCCCTTTACGATCTACCACCTTTTGGCAACGTCACGCTGCTTTTCAATACCGATCTGCACGGGCAGCTACGGCCCCATTACTTCATGGAGCCGCCCAACCTGCTGGCGGCCAAACCCCTGGAAGGCAGGCCTGGTTACCTTACCGGCGAGGCCTTTTTACGCTACTACGGCATCCGGCGGGGCAGCCTCGAGGCCTACACCTTCGCCTCGGTGGACTTTACCGCCCTGGCCCAACGCTTCGGGCCGATGGGGGGTGGGGCCTATATCGGGGCCCTGATCCAGCAGCAAAAAGCGCTGGCGGGTGAAAAACGCACCCTGGTACTGGATGGTGGGGATACCTGGACCAACTCCGGTATCTCGCTTCTGACCAGGGGGCAGGTCATGGTGGACTGGATGAACCGGGTGGGCTTCGACCACATGGTCTTCCACTGGGAGTACACCCTGGGGCGTGCGCGCGTAGAGGAGCTGGTGCAGGCCCTGAAGGCTAAAATCATCAGCTTCAACATCGTGGACGACCTGTTTGGCGACCCCATCTACGAGCCCTACGCCATCCACGAGATCGGCGGCTACACCCTGGGCCTGATTGGTTCAACCTTCCCCTATGTGAAGGTCTCGCACCCCGAGGAGTTCTCCGAGGGGCTCTCCTTTGGCATCCGGGAAAACGAGCTGCAGAAGTATGTGGACGAGCTGCGGGGCAAGGGTGTGGACGCGGTGGTGATGCTTTCCCACAACGGCGTACCGCTGGATCTGGCCCTGGCCGGGCGCATCAAGGGCCTGGATCTGATTCTGACCGGCCACACCCACGACTTTACCCCCAGGCCCATCCGGGTGGGCAACACCTGGCTGGTGGCCGGGGGCTCGGCGGGCAAGGCTGTGGTGCGGGTAGACCTGCAGATGAAAAAAGGAGGGATTGCCGATATACGGGCCAAAACCCTGCCGGTCGCTACCCACCTGATCAAGCCCGACCCCGGGCTCGAGGCCTTCATCCGCGAGGCCTACGCCCCCCACCTGGACTACCTCGACCAGGTGCTGGGCACCACCGAAACCCTGCTGTACAAGCGCGACTCCACCTACTCCACCCTGGACGAGCTGGCCGGACGGGCGGTTCGGGCCGCCTACCCCGAGGTGGAGGTAGCTTTCAGCACCGGCACCCGCTGGGGTACGGCCATCCTGCCGGGCCAGCCCATCACCATGGATAAAATCCTGGCCTTCACCGGCTTTACCTACCCCGAGGTCTACGTGTTCAAACTCAAGGGCGAGCGCCTGCAGGCCGTGCTCGAGGATGTCGCAGCCAACACCTTCAACCCCGATCCCTTCTACCAGCAGGGCGGCGACATGAGCCGGGTCTTTGGGCTTACCTACGAGCTGGTGGTAAACGCCCCCACCGGCCAGCGCATCCGCAACGTAGCCATCCAGGGCCGCCGACTCGACCCCAACCGGGAGTACACCCTGGCCTCCTTTGGGGGGCGCCTCCAGCGCAGCGGCACCCTGGTGGAAAAATACACCCCCCGCCCCATCTACGACCTGATTGCCGAGTACCTCAAGCAGGTCAAGACCGTTAACATCCCCCCGCGCCCCAGCATGCGGGTGCTGGATCAGCGCTATGTATTACCCGGATAACCAGGAGGAGCAGTTGTGAAAAAAAGATACACACTAGGACTTTTAGCCGTGCTGCTGGCCGGTCTCACCCTGTCGCAACCCAGCCCCTTTCAACAGCGGGTGCAGCAGGCCATCCAGAACGGCGGCAGTAAGTTTGCTGAGACCATGAAGCAAGACCCCGACCAGGCCCTGTGCTCGCAGTACCGCGACAAACTGCCCCCAGAGCTGGTAGGGGCCTTCCTCGAGCGCCAGCGGGCCCTGATTAAGTACCCCGCCGACGGCAAGCTGATGGGGGACTGGAAGCAGGGCGAGGCCCTTTTCACCAACCCCCGCAAAGGCAACTGCTACGCCTGCCACACCGGCGACCCCAGGGAGGCAGGGGCCGGGCGGATGGGGCCAGGGCTGGTGAACTATGGCCAGCGCGGCACCAGCGAGGCGGTGGTCAAGTACACCTACGACAAGATTTACAACGCCTGGGCCACCATGCCCTGCTCGCTGATGTACCGGGCCGGCTACCACGGCATCCTGACCCCGGAGGAAACCGCCCACGTGACCGCCTTCCTGCTCGACCCGGCCTCGCCGGTCAATGCCAAGAGGTGATGCCATGCGCAACCGCAGCCTGTGGATTGGATTTTTGTTGGCGCTGGGCCTGGGCCTGAGCATCGCCCTCACCCAGCAGCAAGAAGTGGATCCCTACAAGGAAGCCGAGCGGCAGCGGGAGCTGTTCCGCCAGACCGCCGGCATCCTGCCCGGCGAGCTGTACGCCGCCCAGGGCGAAGAACTCTTTACCCAGAAACGCGGCCCCAAGAACGCCAGCCTCGAGGCCTGCGACTTTGGCCTGGGGCCGGGGAAGCTCGAGGGCGCCCTGACCCAGCTCCCCCGCTACTTTGCCGATACCCGGCGGGTGGAGGATCTCGAGACCCGCATCGTGAGCTGCATGGTGCGCCTCCAGGGCTTCAAGCCCGAAGAAATCAAACGCGATGAGGTGAAGGCCCTCACCGCCTACGTGGCCTCCAAATCCAGCGAGATGCCCATCAATGTGGTGCCCAAAACCTCCCAGGAGATCGCTATGTACAACCTGGGCCGCGAGCTGTGGTACCACCGGGCCGGTAACCGCGACATGAACTGCGCCATCTGCCACGATGCCTACGCTGGGGGCAAGGTGCGGCTCTCACCGGTGCGCAGCCCGCGCCAGGGCCTATCCAACGAGTGGCCGGCCTACCGCTTCGAGGCCGACAAACTCTACACCCTGCAAGACCGCATCGCCTTCTGCTACGAATCCATCGGGATCGCCCCACCCGAGTTCTACTCCGAGCCCTACATCGCGCTTTCCATCTACATGCTGGCCGAGGCCACCAAGGGCAAGCACAAGTTCACCGAGCTACCGGGGTTCACCCGCTGAAGGAGGCATCTATGCGGAAGGGTTGGATACTGCTGGTGCTGCTGGGTGGTCTGGGCCTGGCCCAGGAGATGAGCCCGGCCTCACTGCAGGAGATGGGCAACTTTATCAAGAAAACAAACCCCGCCAGCTACCTGCTCTACGCCGCCGAGGCCAAGGACTTTGTGGAGGTCTTCGAGCCTTTTATCCTGGACGTTCGCACCGCCGAGGAGCGCTCGAGGGGCTTCTTGCCCGGCTCGGTGCACATCCACATCAGCCAGCTACCCGACCGCCTGGGCGAGCTGCCCAAAGACAAAGACAAGCCCATCCTGGTCTATTGCGGCACCGGGCACGTCAGTGCGGTGGCGGCGGCCTATTTGCGGGCCCTGGGCTACCGCGAAGTTAAGAACCTGAATGGGGGTTTTCGGGCCTGGCTCGAGCTGGGCCTGCCGGTACAGAGACCCTAAAGGAGAGCTATGAAGATCAAGTGGACGCTGTGGTTGGGTTTTGTTCTTTCGCTGTCGGTTCTAGCCCAGTCGCTGGAAACCACCCTGCGCGGGGTTAGCGTGGCCGAGGCCCAGGCCCGGGTCGAGGCCGCTGTCCAGGCCCAGGGGCTTAAGGTGGCCCGCACCCTGAACCTGGGTGGACAGGTCAAAAACTTCAAAGCCGACTTCCCCGACTACCTGCTGATGGTGCTCGAGCCCGAGGCCGGGGTGCTGGCCGCGGTGCAGGAAAACGTCATGACCGCCATCATCCTGCCCCCCACCATCTACCTGCACGCCGCCCAGCCTGGGGTGGTGACGGTGGGCACCTTCGACCCCGATCTGATGTTCGGTATGCTGGGGGTCAAGAACACCAAGAGCCGCCTCTTGGGGGCCAGGCTCAAAGCGGTGATTGCCAGCCTGGGACTGCCCCGTAAAGTGGCGCCGGCCATGATGCCTGATCCCAGCTCCGGGATGATGCCAGCCATGATGTACCGGGTTGAAGGGGGCAACGTGGATGAACTCACCCTCCTGATCGAAAGCGAGCTGGGCAACAATGGCCTCAACGTGCTGCCCTCGGTCAGGATGGGTGAGGTGGTGGGCATCCAGCCCTGCAAGAGCGAGTGGGCCTACCAGATGTTCATGACCCAGCCCGCGGGCGGTTTTGCCGCGCCGTGCCGCTTCTTTGTAGCACCCATACCTGGCGGTGTACTGGTCGGGGCCATCGAACCCATGCTGATGGGCATCATGCCAGGCGTGGCCCAGAACCAGGCCACCATGGGCATGCTCCAGGAGGCCCGGCGGGTGATGAGCCAGATCCTGGAGGGGGTGGGCGGCCAGCCCTATCGCCCTGGGCAATAGGTGTTATAACCCGTTGTTATGGCTTTCGTGGGCTTGGATAGAATCTGATAAACTTGCCTTTAAACCCAAGCTCACGGAGGTTATCGAGGGGAAGCCCCCGAAGTGGCTCGGGTTATGGGAGGAAGCATGAGCAAGGTAACACGTCGTAAGCTTCTCAAAGCAGGTGCGGTAGCGGGTGCAGCGGCGGCCAGCAGCGCTTTTGCCCAGGAGTTCTTCAGCAAGCCCAGCAGCGTGCTGGGGCCGGCCAGGGGCAACCGCGTGGTGATCATCGGCGGAGGCTGGGGCGGCGTGAGCACCGCCCGGCACCTGCGGCGCAAAAACCCTAACATCGAGGTGGTGTTGATCGAGAAGAACCCCGCCTTCATGTCCTGCCCCATGAGCAACCTGTACCTAGGCGGGGTCAAGGATCTCGACTTTATCGTCTTCGACTACGCCAACGTGGCCCGGGCTGGGGTCACCATCATCAACGAACGGGCTATTGAGGTCAACCGGGCGGGCCGCTATGTGCGCACCACCAGCGGCCTGGTCTTCTACAACTACCTGGTGGTCTCGCCCGGCATCGACTATATGTACGAGGCCATCCAGGGGTACGAGGAGGTCAAGCAGTTCCTGCCGGTGGGCTTCAAGCCCTGGGAGCACATTGCCCTCAAACGCCAGCTTGACAACTTCGAAGGGGGTGACCTGGTGCTGGCCATCCCCAAGCCCCCCTACCGCTGCCCCCCAGGCCCCTATGAGCGGGCGGCCATGCTGGCCTACTACCTCAAGACCAACCAGATCAAGGGCAAGGTGATCGTGCTGGACGCCAACCCCGGCCCCATCTCCAAAGGCCCCGGCTTTACCGCGGCGTACAACGATCTCTACAAAGACTACATCCAGTACATTCCTCAGGCCGAGGTCACGGCCATTGACTACGCCAGGAAGGAGGTCAAGACCCCCCTAGGCGAGTTCAAGTTCGACCTGGCCAACATCATCCCGCCCATGAAGGCCGGCGAAATTGTACGCACCGCAGGGCTGGGCGACCGCTGGGCCAACGTGCGGCTACCTTCGTTCCTCTCCGAGCGGGACGATCGGGTTTACATCATCGGCGACGTGATCGGCAACGTACCCTACCCCAAGAGCGGGCAGGTGGCCTACAACGACGGCAAGATCATCGCCGAGCACATCGCCCAGCGTATCGCTGGTAAGCGCCTGGATGAGATTGCCAACCCGCTGCCCGACAACATCTGCTACAGCTTCGTGAGCAACGAGGAGTCCATCTGGGTATCGCACAAACACAACTGGGACGAGGCCGCCCGGCAGATTCGGCAGCAAGCCACCGTAGACAACAACCGCTCCAAGCCCAACGGAGCCCTGGCGCTGGAATGGGCCCGAGGCCTGTGGAGCGATATGTTTGGCCCGGACGCCTGAACCCGCGGCACGGGGTGGGGTTGCGCATACCCCACCCCTTCCAAGGAGAACTCATCGGATGAACCGTCGAAAACTGCTGCAACTTCTGAGCAAAGGAGCGGCCGCCGGGGCCTTTGTAAAACTCTCCGGGGGCCTAGCCCAGAGCAAGATTCCCCAAGGCGCTACCGACACCATGAAGGTGTTGGGAACCACCCTGCGTGAATACGGCGAGCGCAGCGAGTTTGAAAAGGACGTGATTCGCTACATCTCGCCCAACCTGCGCAGCCGCCACACCGGGGCCAGCTTTTCCCCGCTGGAGAAGCTCGAGGGCATCGTCACCCCCAACTCGCTGCATTTCGAGCGGCACCATGCCGGGGTGCCCAACGTAAACCCGGCCGACTACCGGCTGGTGATTCACGGGATGGTTGAGCGGCCCCTAATGTTTACCCTGCAAGACCTCAAGCGCCTGCCTTCGGTCACCCGCACCTACTTCATTGAGTGTGCCGGCAACGGGCAGAACGGCTACCGCAACCCCCCCGACATGACCCTGACCGCCACCCGCAGCCGGGGTCTGGTCTCCAACTCTTCCTGGACGGGGGTGCCCCTCTCGATTCTGCTCAAGGAAGCGGGCCTCAAGGAAGGCGCCCGCTGGCTGATTCCCGAGGGGCAGGACGCTGCCGCCTACACCCGCAGCCTGCCGCTGGAAAAGGCCCTGGACGATGTGCTGGTGGCCTACGCCCAGAACGGTGAGGCCATCCGGCCCGAGCAGGGCTACCCGGTGCGCCTGGTGGTGCCGGGCTGGGAGGGGAGCATCCAGGTCAAGTGGCTGCGGCGCATCCAGGTGACCGACACCCCGGTGATGAGCAAGGACGAGACCTCGGAATACACCGACGTGATGGCCGACGGTAAGATTTATGCCT containing:
- a CDS encoding translation initiation factor 2; protein product: MKIKWTLWLGFVLSLSVLAQSLETTLRGVSVAEAQARVEAAVQAQGLKVARTLNLGGQVKNFKADFPDYLLMVLEPEAGVLAAVQENVMTAIILPPTIYLHAAQPGVVTVGTFDPDLMFGMLGVKNTKSRLLGARLKAVIASLGLPRKVAPAMMPDPSSGMMPAMMYRVEGGNVDELTLLIESELGNNGLNVLPSVRMGEVVGIQPCKSEWAYQMFMTQPAGGFAAPCRFFVAPIPGGVLVGAIEPMLMGIMPGVAQNQATMGMLQEARRVMSQILEGVGGQPYRPGQ
- the soxX gene encoding sulfur oxidation c-type cytochrome SoxX, giving the protein MRRIYLLIPLVLLGLALGQTGPSYIDAELQRLIQAGGQNYSNILLKQAPDQALCSIHRNKLPAEVLGPFIEAQRQTIKYPADGKLMGDWRQGDAIFNTLARGNCFSCHVGSPRNIGGNVGPSLEKYGQRGTSEAVQKYTYEVIYNVWAYFPCTVMYRFGHGGLLKPEEIAHVVAYLLDPASDFNTKPALKR
- the soxY gene encoding thiosulfate oxidation carrier protein SoxY, which translates into the protein MDRRTFLKASAGAVAGTVLANQLTSALAQGGLEGEDIANLEKGLQQVLGKSFKDLTPSQQVKLVAPTIAESGANVPVEIEASLPADQVKAIHCFSDKNANPLLFTVVLNGVLPYYATRVRVAETAPVRAVVETKDGRLLMASQSVRVTVGGCG
- a CDS encoding thioredoxin family protein, translating into MRYILFTAIGIFMAVHAQGVDFNRWYPYTQASQYAQSHGRILMVYFWGEACPYCDQMNTHVLSDPRVSSILEHRFVVASVDSHSPEGRALSAQMRAFGTPSFVFFVPQGGTLKEAGRLFGSRTRAQFLSELQQICTKVGGEGCG
- a CDS encoding rhodanese-like domain-containing protein, which produces MRKGWILLVLLGGLGLAQEMSPASLQEMGNFIKKTNPASYLLYAAEAKDFVEVFEPFILDVRTAEERSRGFLPGSVHIHISQLPDRLGELPKDKDKPILVYCGTGHVSAVAAAYLRALGYREVKNLNGGFRAWLELGLPVQRP
- the soxB gene encoding thiosulfohydrolase SoxB encodes the protein MTRRELVQLMLALGITSPKAFAQAMDRPEALYDLPPFGNVTLLFNTDLHGQLRPHYFMEPPNLLAAKPLEGRPGYLTGEAFLRYYGIRRGSLEAYTFASVDFTALAQRFGPMGGGAYIGALIQQQKALAGEKRTLVLDGGDTWTNSGISLLTRGQVMVDWMNRVGFDHMVFHWEYTLGRARVEELVQALKAKIISFNIVDDLFGDPIYEPYAIHEIGGYTLGLIGSTFPYVKVSHPEEFSEGLSFGIRENELQKYVDELRGKGVDAVVMLSHNGVPLDLALAGRIKGLDLILTGHTHDFTPRPIRVGNTWLVAGGSAGKAVVRVDLQMKKGGIADIRAKTLPVATHLIKPDPGLEAFIREAYAPHLDYLDQVLGTTETLLYKRDSTYSTLDELAGRAVRAAYPEVEVAFSTGTRWGTAILPGQPITMDKILAFTGFTYPEVYVFKLKGERLQAVLEDVAANTFNPDPFYQQGGDMSRVFGLTYELVVNAPTGQRIRNVAIQGRRLDPNREYTLASFGGRLQRSGTLVEKYTPRPIYDLIAEYLKQVKTVNIPPRPSMRVLDQRYVLPG
- the soxZ gene encoding thiosulfate oxidation carrier complex protein SoxZ translates to MPINILVRFNPAKPKAGEDVRVQIVVQHPMEPGTRRDASGKLIPADHINEVNVTMDGQLIAQVKPGPGTSANPLFAFKMKASKAGQLKVTCKDLNGQTGEKTADLTLA
- a CDS encoding sulfite exporter TauE/SafE family protein, which gives rise to MLLAWMGAILIGLALGMLGSGGSILTVPILVYLVGEPDKLAIAESLAIVGLIALVGAIPYALKAQIDWRNVLFFGLPGMAGTYLGAYFSRWVPGVWQLGLFAVVMLLAAYMMFRPPRLEAPTQKRSYLKIVLDGLVVGILTGLVGVGGGFLIVPALVLLGGLPMHLAVGTSLLIVAMKSGSGFYKYLHLLPEQGYTVHWDIVLIFAALGIVGSLFGGRLAASLPQPTLRRGFAGFLVVMGVFILWQNLPRVLHG
- the soxC gene encoding sulfite dehydrogenase — protein: MNRRKLLQLLSKGAAAGAFVKLSGGLAQSKIPQGATDTMKVLGTTLREYGERSEFEKDVIRYISPNLRSRHTGASFSPLEKLEGIVTPNSLHFERHHAGVPNVNPADYRLVIHGMVERPLMFTLQDLKRLPSVTRTYFIECAGNGQNGYRNPPDMTLTATRSRGLVSNSSWTGVPLSILLKEAGLKEGARWLIPEGQDAAAYTRSLPLEKALDDVLVAYAQNGEAIRPEQGYPVRLVVPGWEGSIQVKWLRRIQVTDTPVMSKDETSEYTDVMADGKIYAFTWVMDPESIITYPSGLQQISRGFHEIRGLAWSGHGRIRRVEISLDGGKTWKQASLEPAPDALSVVRFKYNWVWDGRETVIMSRAWDEKGNTQPTQEEFFAKWARNNRYHYNAIQAWRIGADGKVVNGDKTLAGAPARLGAVGRGGCGGES
- the soxA gene encoding sulfur oxidation c-type cytochrome SoxA, which translates into the protein MRNRSLWIGFLLALGLGLSIALTQQQEVDPYKEAERQRELFRQTAGILPGELYAAQGEELFTQKRGPKNASLEACDFGLGPGKLEGALTQLPRYFADTRRVEDLETRIVSCMVRLQGFKPEEIKRDEVKALTAYVASKSSEMPINVVPKTSQEIAMYNLGRELWYHRAGNRDMNCAICHDAYAGGKVRLSPVRSPRQGLSNEWPAYRFEADKLYTLQDRIAFCYESIGIAPPEFYSEPYIALSIYMLAEATKGKHKFTELPGFTR
- a CDS encoding TlpA family protein disulfide reductase, with the protein product MKRWLAVLTLFAVGLAVSPGQSAPDFRLRDLSGKVYTLGSFKGKPMVITFWASWCPICRAEFPRLHQLAQEYQVPFVVISREPRDTEQVVRDYMKNYPRFLPLLAQPGGDNPVAVANRYKVLGHPWTFVLDGEGKVVNLYAGRVDVESLKDDLALAGYPE
- the soxA gene encoding sulfur oxidation c-type cytochrome SoxA, with the protein product MGRFWRLVGAVVLALFSLMVLAQEEDDPAKEAEKQKQQLLEQSGGILPSDLYVEQGEQLFKAKRGPKNASLEACDFGRGPGRLEGVVGRLPRYFFDTRRVEDLDSRIRTCMIRLQGFKPEEIKRSDVVAIAFYLASLSNEQPVVVRPLLPQEKKLYELGERLFYLRAGPRDMGCATCHVTYVGRRAGVLPYSDILKDKRAASHWPAFRYSNDQAWTMADRIRACYANLGMPAPDFYSEPIIALTLFMNVQANGARMDLPGFIR
- a CDS encoding FAD-dependent oxidoreductase gives rise to the protein MSKVTRRKLLKAGAVAGAAAASSAFAQEFFSKPSSVLGPARGNRVVIIGGGWGGVSTARHLRRKNPNIEVVLIEKNPAFMSCPMSNLYLGGVKDLDFIVFDYANVARAGVTIINERAIEVNRAGRYVRTTSGLVFYNYLVVSPGIDYMYEAIQGYEEVKQFLPVGFKPWEHIALKRQLDNFEGGDLVLAIPKPPYRCPPGPYERAAMLAYYLKTNQIKGKVIVLDANPGPISKGPGFTAAYNDLYKDYIQYIPQAEVTAIDYARKEVKTPLGEFKFDLANIIPPMKAGEIVRTAGLGDRWANVRLPSFLSERDDRVYIIGDVIGNVPYPKSGQVAYNDGKIIAEHIAQRIAGKRLDEIANPLPDNICYSFVSNEESIWVSHKHNWDEAARQIRQQATVDNNRSKPNGALALEWARGLWSDMFGPDA
- the soxX gene encoding sulfur oxidation c-type cytochrome SoxX → MKKRYTLGLLAVLLAGLTLSQPSPFQQRVQQAIQNGGSKFAETMKQDPDQALCSQYRDKLPPELVGAFLERQRALIKYPADGKLMGDWKQGEALFTNPRKGNCYACHTGDPREAGAGRMGPGLVNYGQRGTSEAVVKYTYDKIYNAWATMPCSLMYRAGYHGILTPEETAHVTAFLLDPASPVNAKR